The DNA segment TGTAAGAACTGCATGAGTCATGAGATGATGAGAATTTGAGAAGAGGTCTCCAATGGTACCAGCAATCGGACAGCATCCTGAACTGAAATAGAGCCATCGTCAGCATACTTGGTAATTACGGCTTCAATCTGTTGTGCGAGTCATACATTGCAACTCACAATCTTCTATTAAAACTTATTATAAGATGTTTGGTTTTCTATTAGACTTTCTTGTAAGCAATCACTCCtctcattattaaaaaaagagagttaaaACTGACCAATTACTGCTAACACCACAATTAATTTTGATGAACAACATTGGTATGTCACATATCATCATTGCTTACAGTTGTGCCCATAAAAGTTTATGGTACCATTTATCAATTATTTATTGTGATGAAAATGTGTTGTTTGATGATGAACTGAAATTTGGGATTGGGATTTGTTATATTGGAACTTCAAAGACAGAGAGAGTAATGTAGCTGTTGAATAAAGGATGCTCCAACATTAGATACTTTGGATTTGTGACTAGTTTTCTGCAAGTTAGTATTTGTTCTTGTTTCCCTTCCTTTAGTAAATCATTCGATTATTCTTCTGACCATTCTTTGTTCAAAAGGTCTTGAATCcttaaatattttcaatatgTAATGTTTGGTATTATGATGTTGGCCTTTTCTTGGTGCAGAAGATCAGATTAGGCTTATATCTTGATATGCTGAAAGTTTACACTTCACCCCTCATTTATCTGGGCAAGGAAAGGACATCATTTTTCTTTACTCAATTTGATGTAGAGAATATTGTTTAGCTATAGTGCTATACAATTGTGAGTACGAAAAAAGGGAGCATACCTCACCACTGATGTAACAAAAATCCAGCTAAATAAAGATGGCACCAATGCAATGGAGCTTGTAACCGTTTTTCTTTCCTGTGGCTGCATACATCCCAAAATCAAATACTACAATGGCACACCTTCTTCTGAGCTTCTATGTATGGGCTGGTATTATGATCTTGTTGCTATTTCTTGATCAATTTCGGTCAATCAAATGAAGTAGTTCACAAATTGGCCATCTAATTCTTTTCGTAGCGTGCAAAAATGCAAGCTAGATTGGTTTGAAACAGAGCATATAAGTGAAGGTGAATTTTCCAACATGACCAACATTTTGAACTTGGATGTAagaatttcctttttttttgttttgacagTACCCCCAGCTTCAGGGCACTAAAGCATCCCTTAGTCTAAGGGCAACTGAGAAAGAGATGTTTATTTGCATGAAGGGGCATATGCACAGCATTTCAAATCAAAATTGCGGATGCAAGCCTCTCATCCATCATGGTGAAGAATATCTCACTTTCCATTTTTATAAATTCTCTTAGCAATTATTTTTGTCACATCAGTAGGTTCATTTAACATCCCTAAGCACAGCTGGATTAAGTTTCAGCAACCCAGATTCTTTTATGCATACCATATTTGGTTAGTTAATCCAACTAAGCAATAATAATTACTGATAGCCACCACTATCAATAATAATCCAACTAAGCAATAATAGCCCAAGTAAGTAATAGTAATCCTTGAAATCCAGTTGCCACCAGTTTGTTTATTGAAAACACCTTAGCTAGCCACCACTATTGACGATGGTTCAAACAATAAAGTGTGCACTCTTGCAACTTCAGTTCTATGTTGCCTCTCATGAGTAAAAGTTTGACATGTTTCCATTTTTATCACACGTTTAGATTGTGCATCATGACTTATCCTGAACGTTGTTGACCTTCCCTACCACCGATGCCATGAAATTTCTTGTCGCTGCATCTATTTATACTTGCTTCTTATGTTCATTTCAGCTCTCAAATCACCACCCTCAGAAATACTATTGTATCGTGTGTAACCTATCCTCAAGAGATTAGAAATATGGAGAGTGAAAAACATATCATTTGTAGACATCCACCAACTTATGGCAACCTCATAACAGTTCTCTCGATTGATGGTGGAGGGATTCGAGGAATCATTCCAGCTGTTGTTCTTACCTTTCTAGAATCAGAGTTGCAggtaaatatttatgttatactATGAGTTCCATTTCGTGGCCAAGGCAACTCTAACTTGTCGAGAGATAAGTTCCAAGAACAAGGGAAAACTGGTGCTCTAGGGTTAGGAAACGgcatttgtttggtttgcttgtTTTAAATTTAAACCATTTAGATTCAAACTTAATTCAGTAACCATATCTTTCTATAAATTAAAACATCCTTTCGTTTCGAAGTAGATCTTAATTCTTAAAAACCTTTTGCATTAGTGCCAGAATGAGATTTACTGATCTTTTCTGCCATATGTTCTGTCTTTAGCCATTTCTTTTATGCAGATGTAATTGTTCAACAGTTGCTCAGGTTTTTCAGCATTTCTTTCTGCATCGAATATTCCGAATTCATTTTTGATACGGCTGGAACAGCCATAACAATTATTCTGCTAATTGAGAAAATCTGATTGTTATGTCCCATCTATAGATGGTGAATTGAATGTTGTGGTACCACCAAAAATAAACTTGGCATGCTAAATTAAATTTCCCTTTTCATTTCAATCTCTGTTTGATCTACATGCTGACTCTCTCTCTGTAGTAGCATAaccgtgtgtgtgtgtgcacgaAATGAACTGTTCAGATTATACACAGTTCATGTTCTTGACTGCTTCTCATGAAATCTTTTCTGTTTAATTTCTCAAGAAACTTGATGGAGAGGAAGCCCGAATAGCCGACTATTTTGATGTCATTGCTGGGACTAGCACAGGGGGGTTAGTGACTGCGATGCTGGCTGCACcaaacaagaaaagaagacCACTTTTTGCAGCCAAGGATATTAAAGCATTTTATATGAACCATGCTCCAAAAATTTTTCCACAGCTCAGGTGAATACATAtactgcagttttttttttctgatatgaTTCATAACTTGGCTGGTTGACATTTTGCTTCTCTCTTTAGGGGTCCATTCGGTAGGATGATGAGGATATTTCGATCAATATCAGGACCTTCCTATGATGGCAAGCACCTTCATGAAGTTGTAAGAGAGAAATTAGGAAGCACCAGGCTGCATCAGACTTTAACAAATGTGGTCATACCAACTTTCGACATCAAGCGGTTACAACCAACCATTTTCTCTTCCTACGAGGTATCCCTCTTTCCCTTCATCCTTCTCCCTTTAAAGTCTCTCAAGAGTATTTTGTGTGTTGTTTTGGACACAAGTGTCTACAATTCGTAATAAAATTCAATCAATTCAATTTTAAGGGCACAAGAACATGTATTATACACAAGTACTTATTTCTCTATTTTGCTATGAAAATAATTCATAGGAATTATTTATGAGCCAGTAATAAGAACTCCCATCAATACAACAATGATGGAGACTACACAACATGAACCTTATGCTCTCATATCATAGGttaagaagaagaacaacaacactATGGATGCTCTGCTATCAGATATTTGCATCAGCACGAGCGCTGCTCCGACTTACCTGCCTGCGCACTTCTTCAGGACTGAAGATTGTCATGGAAACATCAAGGAATTCAATCTTATTGATGGTGGAGTAGCTGCCAATAATCCGGTACGATGTCTCTGTAGTTGTGAACAACTCATTACCATTGAAGTGCACTCTGTGATGTTGAAAATGGTTTGGCAAGTTTACCCAGTTCATATATTGAAGCGATGTTTTTTCCCCAAAAGGCCCTGAATATGTCTATCTTGTTTAGGCTTTAGTTGCCATTGGAGAAGTAAGCAAGCAGATATTCAAGAAAAATCCAGATTTCTTCCCAATAAAACCAATGGACTACGGCCGTTTTTTGGTCATTTCACTTGGCACGGGCTCCCCAAAAATTGAAGGGAAATACAATGCACAAAAAGCTAAATCATGGGGAGTTCTGGATTGGTTGCTTGTTGGTGGGTCCACTCCCTTGGTAGATATTTTCACACAAGCAAGTGCTGATATGGTGGATATCCACATCGCTGCTGTTTTCAAAGTTTTACATTCTGAGCAGAACTATCTGAGGATTCAGGTAAGAAAGAGATACAgacagtttatttttttttatcaagtaaTAGCCAACAAACATGATtcctaatataaaaaaaatgccacTTTGGAATAACAGGATGATACTCTCGAAGGGACACTCGCATCTGTTGATGTTGCTACTAGGGATAATCTGGAGAAACTTGCTAATGTTGGAGAAATACTGCTAAACAAACCTGTCTCACGGGCAAATTTGGAGACTGGCCAGATGGTGCCTGCTTGTGATGACTCAGAAATTACCAACGGGGAAGCTCTCAAGAGGTGAACATGTCACCACTTATCAGCCTATTTATGATAATAGTATCTCTTGTTTTATAAATCCATCTATACTTAGTACCCCTGCTATTTGCAGATTTGCGAGGTTGCTGTCTGACGAAAAGCGAATTCGTGAAGCAAGATCACCGAAATGAAGAAattcctctcttttttattcGTGCCAAATAGGAATCTTCTCTGGATGACCTCCATATTTGATAGAGCAAAATCTGGATCATTTAATTTAGCACTTAGTTGATTTATTCATTGACTTGGAAATTTCACTGTAACATAGTaaataaatgtataggtggcATACTGATTGGCCACACCTGTAGAATGTCAGGCCCTGAGTCCCTGATGTCCTGCTAGTTTTGttcttatgtaaaaaaaataatacaaatattCATTTCTAATAAAATTGAGCATTGGACTGCCTTTTCTGTTGTGTTGTCAACTTCAGCCATTTTATTTTAGCCAAATGAGTGCTGAACGATTGCAGGTCGGCCATGCAGCGAGACAATCGGAATAAAGACGTAGCACGCTGCTGCATGGAACAAGTACCAGATACGATTTCTCTACACTTTGTACGTAGAAATAGATAACGTATCTCTTCTTTGAATAACAAGATGAGCTTCCTTTTCAGAACGGATCGTTTTGCCCCTTTGGTACTTCCGATGGCCATGGGCGGGAAGACGTCCAATTCCCATTGGATTTGGAGCGTGTACAGACTAGACAAATGTATGCAAGGGGCTTCTCTGCTTCGCTAACTCAAAGTTGCCCATATTTATTAATGACAGAACTTTCTGAATGGGCTGCCCAAGAACCTCATCTGTGAGTACCTTCTAGCTTTTATCTTGCACTTGATGTTCCAGTTCACTACCTAGTTGCCAACTTAGTAACTTGCTGGTAAAAAAATTGTTTAACACCGAGGTGGACCAATTTCTGTGATAATGGTCTTAACTATATGCCAAGTTGTATTTGTTTAACTTTCCAGCAAACCAATAGCACAACTCAGGCTCAATGAGGGGGTGTTGGAAGCTATTATTTTGATGGATACAACAGTGCGTAGGCATTCTAAAACTGACCTAACCTAACCATGTGCTCCCCAAAACAAGCAAACCTGGAGCACCGAAAGATCTGACCAGCGATCAATCTCACACTTGCGAGGTAAGGAATGCAAATTGTGCATGaacacataaatataaatatacatgTAGCTAGTAAAGCTGAGACAATTGGCATTTTGGAATCCTAGAGCTTCCCTTTAGCTGGATGGTAGCAAAATTTGTGTCAATTAAGTACAATGCTTGGACTTCAGCCAGCCAGACATGGGGGTCATTGTTAGTGCAATAATGCTATATATTTGATCGACTATAGTTTTGGAGAAAGAAACACATTTGACAAGTATTTCTTGCCATATAGTATGCCAAAATCCTGAACTTTATTGTTCTTGTTAGTGGCCTGCACCTGTTGTGTCTCCTACACCGTTGATCCAGCACAACTTTACAGAGCCGTCGGCCCGTCGCACACATGAAAAGTATTTCTCCTGTCAGGTCATAGGCCGTGCAGTTAATAATTAAAAGGCAATTTCCTAGGTCCTGGGAGCCGACTAATGTGCTTGGCCGGTCAAAAGACTAAAGAGGGCTATTCGATCGACGGAGCAGAATGCAAGTTAGACGCCAATGCAACGAGCGCCTCCTATGCATGGTGCCATGGTCCAAGCAAAGAAGATTCCCAGATTGTGCCATGCAAATGCTGCTGACCTTTTCTGAATATCATGCAACATAGCGTGTCTGGGCTTCTGGCACTCCATGAATGTAAGTTAATTACATGAGTTTACATGCACTACATCTCTGTAAAACTTTATGATAGTTAACTTTCTAGGTTGAATTTGGTGAACATACGATTCAGCTTTTTGTTAGAATATACCACACATGCAGAGGAATATATCGTTTCTGACTACAGCACTGGCATGcgaaaatttttgaatttgtgaAAATGACATCCATGGCTTCGTGTAATTCTTCATGGGTGTTTGTGTTAGTTTCTTGGCGCATCTCTCTATTTTGACCCCTTTTTCCCTGTTCCTCGTACTGACAGCTTTGCTGCTTTAGCATACCACAGCATCGCAAATTGCACTTTCTTCTCCCTATAAATTGTCGTAGTGGCATGCATCCAAATCGAATCTAAGCCAAGAAActcaaaagagaagagcagtCGCAATAGCAAGCTAGGAGAAGCACAGGAGCTTGTGTCTTTGGCCACCTGAACAGCACAAGTCCTCCATACATTTGTCAACCTGCCTAGTACATGGCAGGTCTCAAGCTCTCATCATGCGTTCTGGTCGCATTGCTCTTCGTGTCGAGCCACGTTGTGCGccacggcgaggcgaggcggctgaccgcgggggtggcggcgccggcgagcaagggcggcgaggaggaggcgccgcagTACGCATCCGCTCGAGGCGGCCAGCCGGCggctgccgccggtggcggcgtgaCGGCGGCGTCGAAGATGGCGAGCACCGACGGCCGCCCAACCTCTCCCGGCCACAGCCCGGGGATCGGCAACAAGGCCACCGGCAACGTCCGTTGAGATCGATGGACGATCACAGTACAGTACTACACAGTTTCTTCTTGGTTGGATTGCTTGGCAATTGGCATGCACATATAGGCATCTGCCAATGTCAGTTCGTGCgtgctgctgcatgcatgcacactgtAATTTGTTTCTCCTTTTGTTATTGGCATGCACATATAGGCGTCCGTCAGTTTGTCCGTGCTGTAATTTATTTCTCAGTTCGTTATGTAATGTACATTGGTGAACGCGTGTTGTAATATTTTACTTTATCTCAAATAACAAAGTTGCCGAGATTGCACACTTTTACATTTTTCTGTCAATGTTCTGTAGGGAATCACTAAACCTGTAATGTTAAATGCCTAAACTCTCAGCTTGTACTTGACACTCAGCTTGTACTTGCAGGAATTCAAACTTAAGTATGACTGTTACTGCCTCTTTCCTAAAATACTTGTCGTTCTACATTCTTTAACATTATTAaagttagaagaaaaaaattgtactATATCTTATTAAATAATGTATAGTTAGATGTGTGATGGtggtgaggggggggggggggggggtaaaaaTGAGGAGAACTTTGAATTAGAAGCGGTTGATGTGACAGGTAATATTTCAAAGTGgcaactattttttaaataacttttaaaTGCTAAAAAGACAAGTATTGTGGGATGGGAAAAATATATCATACTGGACATTAACGTGTATTTCAACGAATTCACTGGAGATCGGTTGGAATCTATAATAGCACCtacctctgttctaaaatataaatattttagctATGCACTTGGaaggatgaagggagtagtagcTCCGGGTAAAAGTATGTTCCTCAAAAATCATTCCCTCATTTTTCATACATGTATTGGCCGAATTACTCTCACTGAAGCAAAACAGAGATGACATGCGAATCACGCTATCTGACGAGTCTCCTTTTAAAGACTTGGCGCAgcaattattttctaaaaaatcctTCCTGTGGTTGAGATAAAATCAGTAACTTTTAACTTGTGCTTTGCGCTAATAAAACGGTTTAAATTAAGCAGCTGTGTGTTTGCTAGTATACTGCCATAGCCTATGATGCCCTACAGTGCTATGAGTAGTAATATCTGGATATCTTGGCTACGGTATGTTGAAAAGGACGTGCATGTGAGATTATGTACCATCACGAAGATTCATGAACAGTTAACCAGATTATGCAGTCAATATGTAATGTTGAAAAGGACGTGCATGTGAGATCCTGATCATATGTACCATCACGAAGATTCATGAACAGTTAACCAGATTATGCAGTCAATAAGTACTACGAACGAGTGGATATATATGTACAGGAGTATTCTCTTTTCCTGGCCGTCTCTGACCTTCCTGCGTGCCATCGCAAATTTCACTGGCCACGGTTGTTTGCCTGCTCTTTCCCTCCATTGGCCGGTCAAACCGTACAAAATGTTAATTAACCAACTTGTTTGCTAATGCTCTCTGAGCCGTTTATATCGTCCACTGTGGCAAACTTTGTGTGTATAATATTAGCACGACTGGATGCAGCCAGCCATTGTAATATACCACAGCCAAACAATGCGCATGCAGGAAGAGATTTCTGAAGTTGGAAAAGATACGGTGCAAAAAGTGTCTAGGGATTTTCTACTTGAAGAAATAGAGTTTGATAGTTGCACAAAGAGCCAGCCATTCGTGCTTTCAGACAGCCTGGCTCGTTTTCATTGTTAGATTGTTAGGGGTATGTCTGTTAGCGCTAGTGTAGACTGTAGAGGTAAGTGTCTTGTATATCCCACCTCTTAATTGGTGACTTACCGACATGGCAACATGGCGACATGGATAAAATTATGAGATAACAATTACTTATATCGcttgttaaacttgctcttacctCTTACCATAAATAAATATGAGTACTACAGATTTGGACGGGGACACATGAGGGAAAACATTCCATGTAGTAGAGGGCTTCAGCAGGGGGAGCCACTATCACCATTTCTTTTCATCCTAACAATCGACCCCTTGCAAAGAATGCTACATCTAGCAACCGAGGAAGGGCATCCAATTACCCTAGGTAATCCAAGTGCAAGATTCAGAATATCCTTGTATGCAGACGATGCAACAGTTTTCCTTAATCCTTCAAGAGGCGAAGTGGACAACTTATTGAAaattgtcggtgatatgggcccgagggtatcaggtttagagggaggaggctgcccccgaTGCCATGTGGCCCTCCCctgaggggagtcaggcccaaggtggggtggcggccactccttccccaaagactagtcagaggaggctgccccccgatgccacatGGCCctccccgaggggagtcaggcccgaggtagggcggcggccactccttcccagagactggatggaggaggctgccctccaatgccacgtggccctcccccgagggggggtcgggcccgaggtagggtggcggccactccttggccgagactagagggagaaggccgccccctcccgtgactaggggtcgggcttccccgacc comes from the Oryza glaberrima chromosome 9, OglaRS2, whole genome shotgun sequence genome and includes:
- the LOC127784478 gene encoding patatin-like protein 2 isoform X1, coding for MQASHPSCSQITTLRNTIVSCVTYPQEIRNMESEKHIICRHPPTYGNLITVLSIDGGGIRGIIPAVVLTFLESELQKLDGEEARIADYFDVIAGTSTGGLVTAMLAAPNKKRRPLFAAKDIKAFYMNHAPKIFPQLRGPFGRMMRIFRSISGPSYDGKHLHEVVREKLGSTRLHQTLTNVVIPTFDIKRLQPTIFSSYEVKKKNNNTMDALLSDICISTSAAPTYLPAHFFRTEDCHGNIKEFNLIDGGVAANNPALVAIGEVSKQIFKKNPDFFPIKPMDYGRFLVISLGTGSPKIEGKYNAQKAKSWGVLDWLLVGGSTPLVDIFTQASADMVDIHIAAVFKVLHSEQNYLRIQDDTLEGTLASVDVATRDNLEKLANVGEILLNKPVSRANLETGQMVPACDDSEITNGEALKRFARLLSDEKRIREARSPK
- the LOC127784478 gene encoding patatin-like protein 2 isoform X2, whose product is MESEKHIICRHPPTYGNLITVLSIDGGGIRGIIPAVVLTFLESELQKLDGEEARIADYFDVIAGTSTGGLVTAMLAAPNKKRRPLFAAKDIKAFYMNHAPKIFPQLRGPFGRMMRIFRSISGPSYDGKHLHEVVREKLGSTRLHQTLTNVVIPTFDIKRLQPTIFSSYEVKKKNNNTMDALLSDICISTSAAPTYLPAHFFRTEDCHGNIKEFNLIDGGVAANNPALVAIGEVSKQIFKKNPDFFPIKPMDYGRFLVISLGTGSPKIEGKYNAQKAKSWGVLDWLLVGGSTPLVDIFTQASADMVDIHIAAVFKVLHSEQNYLRIQDDTLEGTLASVDVATRDNLEKLANVGEILLNKPVSRANLETGQMVPACDDSEITNGEALKRFARLLSDEKRIREARSPK
- the LOC127784478 gene encoding patatin-like protein 2 isoform X3 gives rise to the protein MLAAPNKKRRPLFAAKDIKAFYMNHAPKIFPQLRGPFGRMMRIFRSISGPSYDGKHLHEVVREKLGSTRLHQTLTNVVIPTFDIKRLQPTIFSSYEVKKKNNNTMDALLSDICISTSAAPTYLPAHFFRTEDCHGNIKEFNLIDGGVAANNPALVAIGEVSKQIFKKNPDFFPIKPMDYGRFLVISLGTGSPKIEGKYNAQKAKSWGVLDWLLVGGSTPLVDIFTQASADMVDIHIAAVFKVLHSEQNYLRIQDDTLEGTLASVDVATRDNLEKLANVGEILLNKPVSRANLETGQMVPACDDSEITNGEALKRFARLLSDEKRIREARSPK